The nucleotide window GCGAGCCGGGCTGTCTCAGCGATGCGTTGGGCGCGGGTGGCGGGGCGCTTCGCTTGGATGATCCACTCGAGGATTCCCCGCCGAGCCGATGGCGGGAACGCGTCCCAGTGAGTGCGTGCGGGGGGAAGGCCGGCGAGGGCGGCCGTGAGGTCGGCAGGCTCAACCAGGTCCTCGACGTCATCGAGTCGCGACCATGCACCGTTGCGCTTCGCCTGGGCGATCGCGCGCTCCCCGGCGTCAGACATGAGGCCCTGGCGGCGAAGCTCCTCCACCCGCTTCTTGTTCGGTCTGGACCAGGCGCTGGTGGGCTTGCGGCGAGAGAAGTAGAGCATCGTGCGCTCGTCGTCGAGGCGGCGCGGCAGGCTGTCGACCCACCCGAACGCGAGCGCCTCGCTAACTGCGTCGTCGTAGGAGATGCGCGGTCGCCCGGTTGTGGCCTTCCACGACACCATCCACACCGCCGGGGTGTCGGCATGGTGCGCGGACAGCCAGGCACGCCAGTCGGCACGGGTGAGGGGATGCGTGCGTGGGGCCGAGTCGAGGCTGGTCACGGCTGAGTTCTCTCACGTGCAGTCGAGTTGCCGCCAGGGCCCGGTGCCAGGGAGGCGCACAGGGCTGTCAACGGCGCCCTGACGCCGGGCGGGTCTGTGGCCATGACGGTCCTCTATACCCATCTCAGCGGCGCGAGACCCGTCCTCGTAGGGCGGCGAAAGCCAGGGTGTGGCTGACGGCGGCCACGGCCAGGATGGCAATCACCCCTTGGAGGAGCGGTGTCGGCTGCCAGCCGCCAGTCAGCAGCGAGCGCAGCGCGGCGAGGACGTAGGTCACGGGGTTGTAGGTGGCGACGGTGGACAGCCACCCGGTCAGTGCTTCTTGGGGGAGGAACGCGGTGGTCAGGAAGGCGAACGGGAAGAACAGCAGGAAGCTGGAGTTGACTGCTGCAGGGTTGCCTGTCTTGAGTGCGATCGCGTAGGGGAAGCCGGTGAAGGCCAGCCCCCACAGCCCCGCCAGCAGCAGGAACAGCAGGGCGCCCGGGATGCCGGTGGAGAACCCTACCCCGACGATCGCGCCGAGGATGAGCACCGGGATCGACAGGGCGATCACGAGGGCGAGGTCGGCGACCATCAGCCCGAGCAG belongs to Actinomycetes bacterium and includes:
- a CDS encoding ABC transporter permease, encoding MTTKATGAATASDPHAGDVIARHAGFARDLTSVAIRALRQIPREPEAVIPALIIPVFFFVVNVGSLSNVAEAAGVTDFKAFQLPVAIIFAVTGISRASALVTDINDGYFDRLLLTPMSRPALLLGLMVADLALVIALSIPVLILGAIVGVGFSTGIPGALLFLLLAGLWGLAFTGFPYAIALKTGNPAAVNSSFLLFFPFAFLTTAFLPQEALTGWLSTVATYNPVTYVLAALRSLLTGGWQPTPLLQGVIAILAVAAVSHTLAFAALRGRVSRR
- a CDS encoding YdeI/OmpD-associated family protein; the protein is MTSLDSAPRTHPLTRADWRAWLSAHHADTPAVWMVSWKATTGRPRISYDDAVSEALAFGWVDSLPRRLDDERTMLYFSRRKPTSAWSRPNKKRVEELRRQGLMSDAGERAIAQAKRNGAWSRLDDVEDLVEPADLTAALAGLPPARTHWDAFPPSARRGILEWIIQAKRPATRAQRIAETARLAAQNIRANQWPRR